The following is a genomic window from Methanoplanus sp. FWC-SCC4.
TTTTCCATTAAGAATCCTTGTAATCGTGGTAAGTTTTATCGGAGATATTGAAAGCTGCTCGATTTTCTGTCGTCTTACATATGCCTGGGCCAGACCGTGCTCACTCATAAGCCCGGTCAGTTTGCCCTCCTTGTTTGTGATCGGAATATTACGGACATTATTCTCATCCATCATTGCGATGATATCAATTGACGGCACATCTTCTTCGGCATTTATTGAATAAATAAAAGGAAGATCTGAGATGTTCGGCTCAACATTTTCAATGAATTCCGGAATATCAGTATTGAATTTATCAAGTGCATATCTGGTTTCGTCATTTATTTCCCCGCAGCGTGAAGGTATGTAAACTTGACCGTTTTTCTGGTTTAAAAGCGCAGCATACCCTATAGCACTGCATATGGAGTCCGTATCCGGATTTTTGTGACCGATAACATATATTCTGCTCATTTAAAAATCTCCGCCGGAAAAATCATCATATTTTTTTATCTGTTTGTCCGGGATTTATATGATTTTTGGGGTCTTTGAAAGTTTTGTCTGTTATTGTATTTATACACTGAAATGCTCCGGAAAAAATAACTATATAAAATATAATGGAAATAAAAAAAGAAGCATTTTTTTAACTCTTCATTCATCCAGAATAAACAGTTCATATATGTCTGATTCAAGTGCTTTTGAAATATCATATGCAAGTTTTAATGAAGGGTTATATTTTCCTTTTTCAAGAAATACGATGGTTTCCCTCCTCACACCGACGATTCCGGCAAGTTCAGCCTGTGTTAAATCATTTTTGGCTCTGAATTCTTTTATCCGTGTTTTCATAGATATATATCTCCAAAAAATTTAGATCAGCTGAAATTACCCATTTTCATTATATACAACTGAATCACCGCCGCGCTGAATGGCATAAAAAATATCAGTAAACCCAGCAGAATTTCAGGTGCCACATTCAGAATATTTAGAGACATTAAAAAAAGCATAGCAATTGCAAGTACTAACGACAGACACCATGAATATGAAAAAGAGAGTGAATCAATCTTTTGTGAAAGTTCATCTTTGATAATGAAACCCTGGTTTTTTTTCAGATTAAATCCACAGTACATTAGTATGACAGCACCTGTTAAAATCCAGATTAATGAAGGCAATATTGAATTAAAGCTGTATATATCAAAATTATTGTAAGAGATTACAAGATAAGTAAATCCTGCCCCGAATAACATGAATAAAATTCCAAGCAGTGTTC
Proteins encoded in this region:
- a CDS encoding helix-turn-helix transcriptional regulator → MKTRIKEFRAKNDLTQAELAGIVGVRRETIVFLEKGKYNPSLKLAYDISKALESDIYELFILDE